From the genome of Phoenix dactylifera cultivar Barhee BC4 chromosome 17, palm_55x_up_171113_PBpolish2nd_filt_p, whole genome shotgun sequence:
AAGCAAaagtttcttttccttttctttttgtctACTCTACAGGGTTATTAGACAAAAGTTAATTTGATATATAAACCGGTTGCATCAACCCATCCGGTTTAGCATGCCCTGAACTTGCCAAGTTAGCACGGTATGGCTATCCTTGATATAAACCTATTGAAGACCAAGCATCAGCCTAAATAACCATAGGGAGGCAACTACAATTATTCTGATCTACTTATGAAATAATCAAAGAATTGATATTCTTTGAGCTTTTTTATGCTTAATTCAGGTCATTGATTGTAATTAAATTGCTCATTGCTATAATGATAACATGTTGATATTTAAAATGGTTGTGTTTCTTTTCATATgtgttattttgattatttttaccaTGTTATGCTATAAATATCATTTAATTTGTGTGTTGAACTGTCAGGAGCATCATTTGGAAGACATCAACAGGGAGCTCAAAAATAAGGTTTTGTTTTAATCAGACAGAGCACTTGCAATATAGTAGTTCCTGCACTGCTATTTGTATACcatgtaactatatttctattcTTATTTTTTCAGCTTGAGTCTGGAGGATGCTCCTTAAGGGCCATTCAAGAATCTTTGGAATCTAATACCATGATTGAAGGCAATCCATTCCCTTTGCATCATTCTCAGTCCAACACGATGGTCTGCGAACCCGCTCTACAAATAGGGTATAATTCCTTTTTTGTCACAGTTTGCTGGTGATGAGATCAGGAAGTCATTTGCTAAAAGATAGAGCCACCCACGAGCTGAATCACTTATTCATTTGGGTCAATCTTTCAAGTTTGAAATTAGTTtcttctatatttatttttccaAACTACAGAGATAGTTTGTTCTTACAAGAGTTATTGTTCTATAGGTATCACCACTTTTTCCCTCCTGAAACAACCACCTCAAGGAACAATACTGTGGAGAATAATTTCATGCAGGGCTGGTTCTTTGAACAGAATGGACATGATCCCTGACGTTAGACATAGGGTATCAACACCAGTATTTAAAGACTGAGATGCCTTCTTGATGAAAAATAATGATTGAAATCTTTAAGCAGTTTTTTGTTTGCTAAAGCTGGACTTCAGTATTGTGTTGTCTGTCATAAGTTTTTAATCGATTGTTTATTTGCTTAATCTGAACTTCAGTATTGTGTTGTGAAACCTGCTCACTGTATAAACATTGACTCTGTAGTAATTTTCGCTTACGAAGAATGCCATTTTCGGTGATGTAGTAATTAAACCATAAAAGCAAGactggtggatggtgatgcATAGTTGCAAAATTTCATGTTGAAAATTGTGTGAACCGGAATTTAACCAATTAACATGCACTATGAAAATCTGGTCCCTTTGTTTCTTGTTCTATTAACTCATAGTCTTTTGATGGCGTTTAAGTAGAATTTTCCTGAAATATGGATGACCGTACTGAAAATGTTTGAGACAAGAGGTTATGATCTCCAAATTAGAGTCAACTTCTAATCTGACTTCATTCTCCTTGAGGCTGTGTGGCTGCTTTCACAAAGTTGAGGTTGTTTTAGAGGAGGCACTGGAACTGGAAAGACCAGGAAAGTGTCGATCCTGCAGGCCTATGAGATCAATTTTTCATCATTCGAACTTATAAGAATTGATCAATCATCCATCAGCCCGAGTACTGTTCTAGAATTAGTCTCAAGAGCCAGGATTTGAACAGGCTTACCAAATTTCTGGAATACATTATCGCAGAGATCCTTTTTTCTGATGCGTGTATGTACCATTTTCAAGTCATACAGATCTACCAGCTCCCTTTCAAAAGTGGAGTTGTTCCTGGGCATACTCAAAAAATAGGTTTTTATGCACCCCAACCCCATCCATTGGAAAGAAAAAGGTCGCACCGAAGAAAGGAAAGAGCGAGATGGTGGTTTTCGTTGTTCCTGCACTTGGACCGGGCTTTGGTTTTTGGTTGTCATCCTAGAACCAATAGTTAGAAGGGTCAACTATGTATCAAAATTGAAGCAAAAATTGTGTATGGATGAATATCGAACGTCTCGGATGAATCCTCTGCTAATATCTTGGTCTTTTAGAGAGAAAATATCTTTGACCTGTCTATGATCGAAGGCAATGCCCAATTCACTTCTACCAACGCAAAGATCAAATATTAAAATACTCAGGTACACTTCCTTTTTGTTCACGCAAGCTATTAAACTATTGATAGGCGAGACCTGTAGGATAAATTTAGAAATAGCAGGGTAGGCATCTCCTACTCCTGGCTTGGACTTTGGGGTTTTTgagttctctctctttttcaagAACGTGTCTTTTTCTGGCCCTAAttttcaaagcaaaaaaaaaaaagggcgctTCGTAAGGGTGAGCAAGGTCCAGCCTGAAAATTAATAGATTGTCCTTGACTCGAAAACAAAACTTTTTTCTCCTtcttaattttctgttttgatTTCGGTATGATAACATAGTCATCTATTTCATTTGTTAACTAAGAGAAAAGAGCAAAGTTTGACATGGTCGAGCCCATGAAATGGGTTTGGTTTTAGAAAATGCTGCAGAGCAATTTGTTTATCCTTGGCTGCCATCAAGCTATTTGGACTGGGACCCAGGCAATGCGATCCATTGCATCTCTCAAATAGGAGCAccagcatttatttattttactttGGAAGTGGAACTCATCATACAATACTCCCTAACCTTCTGCAGGAATGAATAGAGAAACACTTGGGTCTCCCTAGCGTCAAGGGTAGAAGGAAATGCACCATCACTTAGAACTGCACACATGATTCAGTGGTCcagaggcaaaaaaaaaaaagaagaagtggggGTGCACAAGACCACTGTTACCCCCCTCAGCAACCATTCCTGACAAACATGCGTCATGATCATCTTCAAAGCTTCACATCAAGCCAATGGCTATCCCTTTCTCATCCCTTCCCTTGGGCAACAACTGGGCTCTACACAATGGACAAGTGACCTGACCCCTGTCCACCCACTTATCTATGCACCCCTTGTGGAACGCATGGCAGCAGTTGCCAAGCTCCCTAACCTCATGCCTTGCCTCCAGTTCTCCCAAGCAAACAGCACAGGTGGGCTCCTCCCCTTGAGATGAACTCCTGCGAAAGCTCGAGAATTTCACGACCGGAATCCCGCTTTTGATCGCCGAAGGGGTGCTCGGAAGAGACGATGGGACCGAGAAGTCGGTTGCCGAGAGAGGATAGCCGTAGTCTTCAGGCAATGAAGTGAGGCCAAGATAGTAGAGGATCATCGCCACTGCGAGCTTTAGAAGGGCGAGGAGTTGGACTACAAGGATCAGAGGTTTCGGAAGGATGACACAATAACAAACAGAAGGGAAGCCCATGATGGAGATGGGAGTATAGTTGTGCTCTTGCTTAAGTTGGAGGAAGTAGGTGAAGGAAAGAATAGATATGGTGGTGACAAAGGAACAAAGGGTGTGGGTGGTGATGAGGAGAGAATGGCGAAGGGGTTGAATGGTGGGGTCTATAAATAATAGGAAGGCTGTTGTGAAGTTGGGAGGAAGTAGAGATGGTTGACACGCCATGTGACATCTGGTCCTTTACTGTACGAACCAAACAGACGACTTCACGACTGCTGCTGACGTCCTCTCCCACTGCCGGCCTTTGCCTGTTTTTGGAGCTATTGATTGATTGGACCTTgtgtgggaaaaaaaaatataatctaaACTTACAACAATCAATATcttctagtgtgtgtgtatatatataatctaaACTTTTAAATACATACCTAAGGTCCATCTGATACAcaattaatataaaataaaatacacaTCCGCAAATACCATCTTCAAATTTAACACCATGATGTGTACAATTATGTGcctaatattattttttgagaTGGATTATTGCAATTACTAAGCCATGGAGATTTACTGTATTtggaaatttattatttttcaaattttttggcTGTATccgtttaacaaaaaaaaaactattgcttccaaatatttaatatattataaatttgtTTTGCGATGATAATAATAGACCTAATAATTATAGCTATTTCAATGGATGCAGGTGTTCTCGTAATGCTAATATGGCTGGCTACCCGTATTGTCAATGTTATTAGggtatattgattttttttttttttttttgagaaaagagATAGGGACGTCAAACCTACATATTAAAGAGATGCAGGAGTACATGGAGTAGAGAAAAAGAATGAGGTACGAGAGGAAGGACGCTGGAATTATGAACGTTTCTTTGGCTAAAAATTTACTGATTTACCATGGCCTCCGTCAACTATTTAACCGATGTACTGTAACAGCTATTATGGCCCACTACATGGCAGCATATAATGGTTGGATCTACATCCTTATATCTACAAATAATATGATTTCaccttaaaataaaatatataaatcagTAGTAatctataaataaataatagattTATTATATGTGTAGCATGTATTCAGTCTTTATAGACTGTAATTTATGTTTTTCAAGCCGTCTTAATTAATCTTAAAATTTACCAAGGTCACAAGGCAATAGTAATAATCAAATTTAATTGCGACCTAGAATACTATTCctatttgtgtgtgtgtgtgtaagcgAGACAGGTCTCAATTTTATTAACTTCTTATATCAGGACAATCAATAGTATTAGCATTTACAAGATAAGATAGAGGCAACCAAAGTAGCGCACTCACCCCCAAGCATGACATGAGCAGGTTGTATCAAAAGAATAGTATAATACTATAATAGTGAGCCTTAATTATGCTTTCAATGTTTGGTTTTAATGTTGGTGAACTCAAATGGCTGGTTCTTTTGAACCTGAGAAGCTTCCTGTAGACTCTTTGGGAGGCACGAGAGAAGAGCCTTGATTATATTTTGAGTGACAGGACGGTGCAGCTATCTCTATATACAAATTAGAATCAGTACTATACCAGAAAAGGCGGTgcatgaatatatatattttttttttacttcattgGCTTTGGATTCATTAACCGTACAATGTTTATATAATAAAACAGTGGAATGCGCGCCAAATGGGCGACTACGCGAATCTTAGCATCATTGAAAACATTATTTAAGAGGTGGCATTTCTTAGGCCTTCTTACGTTTAATTAAATAAAGGATGCGGCCATTAGGACATTGTTAATGGTGTAAGCCTTGTGCTTGGTGCACATAAGGAGGGTCATGGTGCAACGATGCCTTTTTAATCTAATGGAAGAAGAGAAGTCGTAGCTGTTGGTAGAAGAATAGCACTACAAGTATAATAACTCAGCATCTTACCCAAAATAACtaaccggaagatattatttgagtttcttgattttgtataaataaCCAAAATCTAtctagcaaataaccgatgtgggattaaacaaATGCCCGCACAGGTCCTCATATACTTCCTCCGTTCAATTCctaacgtcctcgtcaggctaagggtttaaatccattcaaatctaattacaaacacCACAATCGGATCGTGGTTGCCCCAATAGATTCGTGCTATAGTGTCATCTAATCCATATAGGTTATGGaccggatccgctctgatactatttataacaactcaaaatctcacccaaaatagctagctggaaggtattatttgagttttttgatcctatataagtacccaagatctacccagcaaataaacatgtaggactaaacaaacgcccgcacgggtcttcACATACTTTCTCCGTTCAAGCCCTAACGTCCTCGTCAAGCTAAgaattcaaattcattcaaatctaattacaaacacCACAATCGGGCTGTGGTCAGCTTCAATAGATCTGTGCTGCAATGTCAcctagtctacataggttatgggctgagtccgctctgatatcatttataaCAATGCAGGATCTCGctcaaaatagctagccgaaagatattatttggatttcttaatcttgtataagtacccaatatcTATCTAGTGAATAATCAGTG
Proteins encoded in this window:
- the LOC103706415 gene encoding E3 ubiquitin-protein ligase ATL4-like, coding for MACQPSLLPPNFTTAFLLFIDPTIQPLRHSLLITTHTLCSFVTTISILSFTYFLQLKQEHNYTPISIMGFPSVCYCVILPKPLILVVQLLALLKLAVAMILYYLGLTSLPEDYGYPLSATDFSVPSSLPSTPSAIKSGIPVVKFSSFRRSSSQGEEPTCAVCLGELEARHEVRELGNCCHAFHKGCIDKWVDRGQVTCPLCRAQLLPKGRDEKGIAIGLM